Proteins encoded within one genomic window of Humulus lupulus chromosome 1, drHumLupu1.1, whole genome shotgun sequence:
- the LOC133829464 gene encoding DNA-dependent metalloprotease WSS1-like has protein sequence MKASLSGLGKFPFVVMANKRDECDLHKVCKINALKKSGVEKAWKILENVAKQIQPIMSNHKWRVKLLFEVCPKNLSLLGLNVGGGLQEKIRLRRPNRDWDFFPFDQTLDTTFHELCYNTHGPHNANFYKLWDELRMIIPFKVEDFSCSCLSYD, from the exons ATGAAG gctagtcTATCCGGCCTTGGAAAGTTTCCATTTGTTGTGATGGCAAACAAG AGAGATGAATGTGATCTTCACAAGGTTTGCAAAATTAATGCCTTGAAGAAGTCAGGGGTGGAAAAAGCTTGGAAGATTCTTGAAAATGTGGCCAAACAGATCCAACCCATTATGTCTAACCACAAATGGCGCGTCAAGCTTCTTTTTGAGGTATG CCCAAAAAATCTGTCTCTTCTGGGACTGAATGTAGGAGGAGGACTTCAAGAAAAGATAAGGCTTAGAAGGCCGAATAGAGACTGGGATTTCTTCCCTTTTGATCAAACTCTTGATACCACGTTTCATGAGCTTTGCTACAATACTCATGGCCCTCATAATGCCAACTTCTACAAGCTTTGGGACGAACTTAGAATG ATTATTCCTTTTAAGGTTGAAGACTTCAGCTGTAGTTGTCTGAGTTATGATTGA